From a single Myotis daubentonii chromosome 5, mMyoDau2.1, whole genome shotgun sequence genomic region:
- the LOC132234162 gene encoding olfactory receptor 7A5-like — translation MEPGNGTQISEFLLLGFSQALELQPLIFGLFLSMYLITVLGNLLIILAVSSDSHLHTPMYFFLCNLSLVDICFTSTTIPKMLWNIRTQSKAITYEGCITQIYFFIHFAVLDNFILTVMAYDRFVAICHPLHYMVIMNPRLCGLLVLLSWIMSVLNSLLESLMVFGLRFCSDLEIPHFFCELRQVVQIACSDTFLNNMVMYFITVLLGGGPLAGILYSYSKIIASICGIPSAQGKYKAFSTCASHLSVVSLFYGTSLGVYLSSTATHNATASVMYTVVTPMLNPFIYSLRNNDIKRALQRFLGR, via the coding sequence ATGGAACCAGGCAATGGTACAcaaatttcagaatttcttctccTGGGATTTTCACAGGCACTGGAACTgcagcccctcatatttgggcttttcctctccatgtacctgatcactgtgttgggaaacctgctcatcatcctggccgtcagctcagactcccacctccacacgcccatgtacttcttcctctgcaacctgtccttggtagacatctgtttcacctccaccaccatcccaaAGATGCTGTGGAACATCCGGACACAAAGCAAAGCCATCACCTATGAAGGCTGTATCACCcagatatattttttcatacaCTTTGCTGTGTTGGACAACTTTATCCTGACCgtgatggcctatgaccggtttgtggccatctgccaccccctgcactacATGGTTATCATGAACCCCCGGCTCTGTGGATTGCTGGTTCTGCTGTCCTGGATCATGAGTGTCCTGAATTCCTTGCTAGAAAGCTTAATGGTGTTTGGTCTGCGCTTCTGCTCAGACTTAGAAATTccccactttttctgtgaactccGTCAGGTGGTTCAAATTGCCTGTTCCGACACCTTTCTTAATAACATGGTGATGTATTTTATAACTGTGCTACTGGGTGGTGGTCCCCTTGCTGGGATTCTTTACTCTTACTCTAAGATCATTGCCTCCATATGTGGAATCCCATCAGCTCAGGGGAAGTACAAAGCATTTTCTACCTGTGCATCTCATCTCTcagttgtctccttattttatggTACAAGCCTTGGAGTTTACCTCAGCTCCACTGCTACCCACAATGCAACAGCTTCAGTGATGTACACTgtggtcacacccatgctgaaccccttcatctacagtctgAGGAACAATGACATAAAGAGGGCCCTGCAAAGATTCCTTGGCAGGTAA